One Scyliorhinus torazame isolate Kashiwa2021f chromosome 17, sScyTor2.1, whole genome shotgun sequence genomic window, tgacgccggagtgattggcggCAGTTCTCCCGCCAGCATGGGGCTTagaccccagaagggagaatcctggccatggtacCCAAACTCTCCAAGTGTCGCAAATCAGTTTTTACCTTTGTGGGTAAAGTTTAGGGGACCGGTCATACTCTGAAGTATTTGGGTTGAGACTCCGGATCGACATAAATGCGCGCCTTGGTTCCATTTACTTTGCCTAGACCCTCCTGGAGTATTTCTGGATAGTTCGCGAggacctcgggcgagattctccgaccccccgccgggtcggagaatcgccgggggctggcgtgaatcccgcccccgccggttgccgtattctccggcaccggatgggccgaagtcccgccgctaaaatgcctgtcccgccggtgtaaattaaaccacctaccttaccagtgggacaaggcgggccccggggtcctgggggggggcgatctggccccggggggtgcccccgcggtggcctggcccgcgatcggggcccaccgatccgcgggcgggcctgtgccgtgggggcactctttcccttccgcctccgccacggtctccatcatggcgaaggcagaagagactccctccactgcgcatgcgcgggaatgccgtcagcggccgctgacgctcccgcgcatgcggcgcccagagatgtcatttccgcgccagctagcgaggcaccaaaggccttttccgccagctggcggggcggaaattcgtccggcaccgacctagccccttgaggttggggcttggcccccaaagatgcggagcattccgcacctttggggaggcgcgatgcccgtctgatttccgccgttttgggcgccggtcggcggacatcgcgccgtttccggagaatttcgcccatgtttccGGTGCCTATCATGACCACCTGTTCCGGTGGGAGGGACTGTCGCCGCGCAGGGAGCACAGCAGGAAAACCTGGGTGAAACGTGTTAGGCTAAATCTTGTGCTCAAGGTACTTGAGTGAGGCTGTCCCTGAGCCAtgtctgacaccatggacagggtaCTGCAGAGTAAATGGAGAGTTCACCTGCCTGCACCATTGCACTGCGTTCCTGGGGGTGCTTTAACACAAATGGAGCATTTTTGAACCCTCTTACCAATACACTGACCTCCACATACTGACTGACAAGTGGACCTCATCAGGCAAACACACCATCTGCTGGCCACACTTAGTAAATAGAATTTAAAAGCAGAATTTATGGAATATTTATCTGTAATCTTGGGCAATTGAAGTAGTGTGTATCACTGTGGTCTGCAATATTACATTAAGGATACAAAGGCACTGGGGAAGGTGCAAAATGATTTGCAAGGATGATAATGCAACTGAGAAGTTCTAACTACCAGACTGAACTGGGGCTCTTTGCTCCAGAAAAGAGATGGACAAAGGTCTTTAAAATTAAAAGGGGGCTTGTTAGAGCAAATTCTTccacttagtgtcacaagtaggcttacattaacactgcaatgaagttactttgaaaagcctctagttacacagagggagaattcaggatgtccaattcacctaacaagcacgtctttcgggacttgtgggaggaaaccggagcgcccggaggaaacccacgcagacacggggagaacgtgcagactccgcacagtgacctaagccgggaatcgaacctggggccctggcgctgtgaagcaacagtgctaaccactgtactgctttGCTGCCTGTGAAGCCAGGGGACTCTGAAACTAAGGGTCAGACAGATggcagggcggtacagtggttagcacaagtcctcccacaagtcccgaaagacgtgctattgggtgaattggacattctgaattctccctcagcgtacccgaacaggcaccggagtgtggcgactaggggatttccacagcaacttaattgcagtcttaatgtaagcctacttgtgacaataataaagattattattatgacaatCATTAATATATCCAGAGAGATCTCATTGTGCAGCGAGTGCTGGGAATGTGTAATTACCACAGGGGGCAGTCAAGGTTAATAATTGCACTGACGCAGTTAAGGGAAGCTTGAGAAATCCATGAGGGAGGAAGGAATAAAAAGAGgtgctgatagggtgagatgaagtagGGCGAGAGGAGGTTTGTGAGATTTATGAGCACCAGCTCAGAGCAATCAGGTGAAATAATTCATTTTTATGTGGTGTGTAATTCTGTTTAAAGATTGAAATGGTTGGCTCATTAACAGCTGCCAGAGCCCAGGGGCATCTTGTGGCAGCTGCCGACTGCACTACCTCAGGATGGTCTGGGCAGCGAATTGAAAGAATTGCTGAGCTCTGGAATACCGCATTGGGAAAGGGAGCGCAGTGGCCTACATAGTCACATGACTCCTTCTCAAGAAACATGAACTTCAGTATATTTGCACCAATTTAATTTCTTTTCTATTCATTGGATGTGagtttttaggggctggtttagcacagtgggcaaaacagctggcttatcatgcagaataaggcagcaacgcgggttcaattcccgtaccagcctccccgaacaggcgccggaatgtggcgactaggggcttttcacagtaacttcattgaagcctacttgtgacaataagcaattattattagtaTTGCTGGCtgagccatcatttattgcccatcccatccctaattgccctagaactgagtggcttgctgggccatttaagagtcaaccacattgctgtgggtctggagtcacgtgttggccagaccaggtaaggacggcagatttccttccctaaaggacattaatgaaccagatggcttttcacCACAATTGACAACGGTTCCAGAGTctgcattagacttttaattccagatttctatctgCTGTGGTGGGGCTCCAACTGGATGGTCGGAGCATTACATTGgttctctgcattactagtccagtgacaataccaccaggcTCCTGCCCTCTCCCCCGGAACAGGCTGAAGTTGCATCTTAAAAATGAGGTTAAGCGTGACTGTATTTTTCTGAATCCTGTGATGTAGGGTTGGGAAAACCTCCCTCCTGAACCGATATGTCAACAACAGATTCACTGAGGACTATCGCAACACACTGGGAGCAAACATCCTTACAAAAGCTATTGGAGTGGACAGTACATCAGTAAAACTACAGGTGAGGAATCCTTATCTTGCTTCATCCCGTGCACTGTACACCAGCCCAGTCGTTATGGATATACGATTCATGTAATGGTCTACTGTTGAGCAAAGTCATCGCCtttaattccccccacccccaccctttgaGCGAGATATTCCGCCCCCTCCCTGTTCCCTGGCGGAGGAGCTGTCTCGCCATGGGCGGGTAGCAGGATCTTCAGCGACACTAGGATgttctgagggttttggccaagggtggtaacgATGTCGACGATGTTTCCCATTGGTTCGCAGGCCACACTGCCAGGCAACAcgatgcggggggggggtctccatcaGCAGGACACCCCCTGGCCCCCGGCCGGAAGGGCCACTGTTATTCACTACCTTCGTGCTGAGCTACCGTTCAGAGGGAGCGCTCTAACCTCTGATCCAGCGGCAGTGGGTTTGAGCTCCAATCCAGAGACTTGAATACATAACCCAGGATGCATTGCCAGCGAGGAACTGTTACACTGctggaggtgctgcctttcaaagaacaaagaacaatacagcacaggaacaggccctttggccctccaagcctgtaccggtcatgttcccacccttggccaaaaccctcagcacttcccagtgccgtatccctctacatccatcctatccatgtgtactTGAtggcccgtccaatgaaggcaagcgttccATATGCTTTCAAATAAGGTGTTAACCGGAAGCTCTAACCGCTCTTTCAGGAAGGTGTAGGAAATCCAGTGGTACAATTTGTGGAGGAACAGGGAGTTCTCCTTGTGTTGTagcaaatatttatccctcgatcAGCATGGCTAAATCAGATTAGCAGGTCGTGATCTCATTGCTGTTCAGCCGCTGTGTTTCGTACATTTTAACAGTGAGTACGCTTCAAAAGTACTTTGGGAAGGACCTGCCTTTGGATGGACCTGTAGATCCCGCTGGGGGGGGCTGGAAAATACCAACCATGGAGGAAAATTGGGAAAAACAAGTGAaagtatagggcgggattctcccatgccgcgccgtatgggagaatcgcctttGCGCCAATTTTTCCCGCGGTGCCGGTCCGACGCTGTCAAGCGAttcaccgaggagcggagaatcggcgccatttgtgccggcatgtttggcgcggcgccggtcgcgggccgctgtccgcagcggggccgtcgattctccggccttgatgggccgagcggccacgtggaaacggcagagtcccgccggcgccgttcacccctgctcgcagccggcgggaactctgcgcgtagggttggggggcggcctatggggggggggggagagaggcgctCCTTCACCAGCGGaggggtggggcctccgatggggtctggcccgcgatcggggcccactgatcggctggCCGGCCTCCCCAGCCCCGACCCTATTTTATTAGGCGGCCGGCCCCGaaccccccacgccatgttgcgccggggccggcgcgttgaagaagtCACGCATTCACggtttggcgcggcccaactgcacatgcgcaggttggcgcctccCCCAATgcacgccaggaagtgaggctggagcagcgtgaacccgtGGGGCCCAGAATCGCTCGTgctcgtgcccgtttcgcgccgtcgtgaaacgcaacggcgttcgcgAATCGCACCCATAATGTCTACCAGTCTTAAAACAGTTAAGTAGAATTGACAATATACTGGAATGGCATTGAACAGTTTTAATTGTTCATTTTCAAAGCTGATTCACATTGAAATCACAATTGTTACTTGGTTCGAATGGTGCTTCTGTTATCAATTACTAGCCGCTGTGGGTTCGGTGGACAATTCATGTGCAGAGGCAACAAGTTCTTAAAAATAATGTGGAAGCTATAAGGCTATTTTGCAAAGTAATTGGAGGAAGTGGCAAAGATTGACCAGCAACATCTGTAGCTCAGTCAATGTTACACAGTGATTTAAAAATGTCAAATTTCTACATTTTTCTTCTTACTTTTGCATTTTTCATTTAATCTTTCTTTCTCCTTAATTCCCTTCTTCTACCCATTTTGATTTTAACTCATCCTACTTCCTCctctgttgttcctctgtttcattCTCAAACCTTAAATCTCATTGTTTAAGGGGACGCGGGCATTGGTTCTACCACACACCGAGGTCCAAGATGCCCCATCTCTTGATCTCCTCTATTTAATGCTTTCTGCATTGTGAATAAATAAAAAAATGTTGGTGAATCCTAAATAAGGCCAGCAAAGTCTTGAGCCAGGGTTAATCAACGAGGGGCAGCTCTAATGGGAGGCGATTGTTTTGTGCCAATGTCACGGGACTATAGCTATTCCAGGGGTCCAGGCGAATGCTCTGGAGACAGATTCAAATGGCAAATTTTAAATTCAAGTGATTTTTAAGAATCTGGTCAACTAACGGTGACcacaaaatggtatgttggccttcatagcgagaggattgagtATAGTAATGTAGatgtttactgcaattgtatagggcattggtgaggccacacttggagtattgtgggcagttttggtgtcctgatctgaggaaggatgttcttgctatggagggagagcagcgaaggtttaccaggctgattcctgggatggcaggactgtcatatgaggagagactaagtgggttaggattatattcattggagtttagaagagtgagtagGGATCTCATAGAATCTTTAAaagttccaacaggattagacagggtagattcagaaagaatgttcccggtggtgggtgagtccagaactaggggtcacagtttaaggataaggggtaaaccttttaggactgaggtgaggagaaattgcttcacccagagagtggtgagtctgtggaattcactcccacagaaagtagttgaggccaaaactttgtgtaatttcaagaaggaattagatatagctgttggggctaaagggatcaagagatatggggggaagacaggatcacagtattgaacttgatgatcagccattatcagaatgaatggcggagcaggctcgaagggccgaatggcctcctcctgcttctattttctatgtatctgtgtatctatgtaaaAGTTGTCATCGATCATCTCGTTTATTGGTGTACTCCAGgggaggaagtctgccatccttccctggtctcatcaacgtgtgactccagactacagcaatgtggttgacctctAACTGCCCTCAGGAGCAAATGTAGATGACTCACAAATGCTGGATGAATGAAAATAAAGTTTGTTGACTGACTGTGGAGCTCCAAAAGGGGCAGCCATTTGATCCGATATTGACTGTCTTTTGTTCATCAATTCAGATCTGGGACACAGGAGGCCAGGAGCGCTTTAAATCACTGGTGCACTCCTTCTCGAAAGGATCAGATGGCTGTGTGCTTGTATTTGATGTGACTGACCGAGATTCTTTCTATGCCCTTGAAGGCTGGAGAGAAGAGATATTACTGCAGATTCCTTTGGAACATCAGGATTACACTTTTGTTGTTTTAGGCAACAAGGTTGATATAACTGAAAGACAGGTGAGTCATTATTAAAACCCATACAAacgtacagtacaaaaggaggccattcggccaatcacctTTGTCATAGCTTTTTGACAGAGCTTCCAAACTGTCCCACATACATTCCCTTTATCCCCacgtttttattttttattttcaagTACAGAgtcaatgggttggattctctgtttcagtgctggctcaaacggagaatccgcaggcgttttacgacgccaaaattggCGCCCTCATCGATTCCGGGACCAgcgaggggctagcagtggcgctgggtgaaacccccggctcccgcTCAGAAAACGGCTGCAGAATGACCAGGTCCCTGGCCGCTCGCGACCTGTAGCAGTCACAaagtacaacatggcgtcggccgtacGCGGACCCGACTCACACCATCCACGACCCCACAGGtcaccccctggccatcccccaccagaccccacagccctcgcggaagcccccccccacccccccccaccggccagctTCACCGATCCCGGCTGATTGTGGTGGTGCTGGATACagactgcagccgccacgctgggttccagaCCACTGGGGCCACACGTCACCCGCTCGGCTGGgaacatcgggggcggagcatcacgggagcgGCTTCCGATGACATGGCATCGCCACTTCCatgggggtggagcatggctgatgGGCGACAAATTAGCGCCGGCCCCAGTTTGGGCGTCGGAGTCCATTCTCGCCCATTACGAAATtggtgtcgggcaatggagaatctggCCATggttcttttgaaagttactgccaCTGATCTTTCAGGCAGtggattccagatcataacaacggcATGATTCCGCCACCGGGTTGTGTCCAGCATGGAGCCGGATGCACAAGTGAATCCCACAAGTGCCAGGCGCAAAGCCTCACACTACTTACCCGACTCACTCCCCCCCGCGCAACCTGGGTCACGCCCTCGCTGGGCATCACACCATCAGATTATTTAAATGAGCCGATTTAAATACCCGGACTCCCCTTTCACCCGGCACCCAGGATTCATCGGCCTGCGAGACCTCATCAGGGCGCCGATCACTACTGGCTtctacaaacatggaccaggcacgaCAGcacctcggggcgggggggggggggtcccgccggccaatagagacccccgggtggtcggggatagggcaggttagtatcccagcactcccccggcacCTGGGCGCCGTAGCACTGACAGCCTggaaccctggtagtgccacccggcACCCTCACAATGTCAGgccggcactgcctgggtgcccagtTGGCTCTGCCAAgatgtcaggggcactgccagggtgccaggttgacagtgcatgatcgggactgggggtgggggggggggggggtcttgcccattagagggggcgagggggattccAGGGACCTGGAGAATGTTGGGGAGGGTGAAAGGGGGGGTGGGACCAGAAAGTAGGGACGGGCCTGaaagtgggggaggtggggtgcagaGATCGAGGCTGCcggtcaaaatggcggcctgatctgcaAGGAGCCGACAAAAGCCTGGTCTGGGTGGGGAGAAACTTCCAGAGGCCCAAAAACCCGGCAAAGTGCCGGTGAACAGTGGGGTGAATATCggcgctgcagccaccgagaaacacccaccAGGAAAGGCCTTCCGCAGAGTCGAGtgcaatggtttgggtttgggccaggattCACCTCCCATGGCGGGCGcacagacaaacaccaccagctctgaatcctCCCAGCTGCACACAGGCGCGAGGCAGGGATACCCACTGCTGttgctctggcaatcgagccactgccgATCACCCTCAGAATGGCAAATGGGTGGAGAGGTATTCAGAGGCGGGACAGAGACTTTGAGTTTCACTCTACGTGGATGATCTGCTTCTCTACATCTCAAACCCCCCCGGGCCAGCATGGGAGGGATAATGAAATCCGAAAGGCATtcagagccttctcgggctacaaactcaagctgagcaaaagtgagatcttcccagtgaacccacagggggagggacagggctggggggaCTCCCGTTCAAACAAGCTGCAAACCTAATTCCGCCACCTGGGGATCCAAATGGCCCGCGACGGGACACGGACCCACAAATGGACACGATGACTCTGGCAGAGGAAGTCAAAAGGGACGTGCAgaggtggggcccactcccactctcactggcagggatcaagatgaacgtactgcccagattcctcttcctgttcagatccctcccgatctacatccccaaggcttcttcaacatgatggacaagctaatcatggcatttgtgttacgggggggggggggggacaaatctGAAAAAGATCCGACAAAGAAGGAGAAAGGCCGTGCCCTCCCAAACCCACAGTTCTACCACTGGggcggccacagcagaaagagtgaggggatgggtgaaggaaccgggagatggttgggtgaagatggaggagagttcctgcaccgGGACATCCCTCCGAGCCCTAGTAACAACCGCACTCCTATCGCTCCCGACCAAGCACTCgggaagcccagtggtagtagcgatGCTCCGGACGTGATACCGAATGAGACAGCAGTTTGGTGTaactgaaatgtccaccatggccccaatCTGCAACACCACAGGCTAACTCCCGCAATAATGGGCGCCTCCTTCCAAAGTTAGAGACAGGGCAAGGGGACATTGACGGTTAGGGACATGTTACACAGACGACAGAGTAGCAATCCTGGAGGAACTCATGGAGAATTTCCAGTAATCGAAAGGAAACAAACTAAGACACATACAGGTCAAAAACCTCCTCCGTAAAGAAACGCCGACGTACCCCCAGGTACCAGGACATTCACTAATCGAGGAACTGCTGGACGCGGGCGAACTAGGGAAGGGAAACTGCGGTGACCTGTACGGGCGACTGTTGGAGGAGATAAGCTCCCCGCTGGACgggacaagggaaaaatgggaggaggagctaggcataGAAAtagagggaggactctggatcgaagcaatgcacagggcgaacttcacctcctcatacgcagggttgagcctaacgcagctaaaggtggtgcacagagcgcacctaaccagaacccgaatgagcaggttcttcccggaggtggaggacaaatccaAAATGTgccaggggcccggccaaccacacccacagctTGCCCCAGACTTATCGGGTACTGGACGGCCTTCTTTGAGtctatgtccagggttgtgggagtgaggatggagccatgcccaaaaggggCGGCCTTCAGGGTTTCAGATCATCCAGAACTCTTTATCGAGAGAGGAGTTGACGTCctagcctttgccttcctgatcgcccggcttggctggcgatcggcagtgGCAGGCAAAGAAAACGAGAGAGACAAGGGGCCAAGCCGCAGGAGGCAGGCCTGAGGGCAAGCTTAATATGAAACTGTGAATAGACACTGCAAATACGTGCTTTGGCCACAAGGGGGACTATAACAGATGTTTGCCGACTAAAAGGGGACCAGGGCCGTAGCGGGAGGGAAGACAATTGCCTGTAAATATATCTGCTGGTCTCTTCTTATTCTTCCCTTTTATGTAACTTGTGAATTGTGAAGTGTAAAATGTGAAAACCcaatgaaaacatttttttaaattgtgtCGATCAGTACCCCTGGGAGGCTCCCTCAGAACCCCGGGTTCTGCGGGACCCAGCGTGTTCTAGAACATTCTGGTTTATTTGGAGGTTGCCAGGGCAATGGCATGTGTGTTCCTctttctctgaaagtgcagcattgcCTCCGACTCCTGGAACTCTGAGCAGGGAGTGTCATCAGCTGACCGACTCCTGTAATTGTAAAGCACCCACGTTCCCCATCTGGGACCTTACGTTCTTTGGAAAAAAACTGCCTATTTTCTCGTCACCTATTTCATAATTG contains:
- the LOC140393701 gene encoding ras-related protein Rab-7b-like, which encodes MNTNKRVDLKIIILGSFGVGKTSLLNRYVNNRFTEDYRNTLGANILTKAIGVDSTSVKLQIWDTGGQERFKSLVHSFSKGSDGCVLVFDVTDRDSFYALEGWREEILLQIPLEHQDYTFVVLGNKVDITERQVTSDEAEVWCRARSIPYFEVSAKEDINVDHAFENIARNALLQDSEWKDCYLTNSISLGDDKTSTRQNCCCLS